TTCGAGTTCACCGATTTCCCGGCCCTGCATGTAGAGTCTCATCGTACTGCCGTCGAACGTGGCCGCCAGATGGACCCATGGCCCAACAGGGAGCGGTGATTGCCCGACCAGATGGTGACTCCAGGGCGTGACGGGAATTTGAAAACACGGCTTGCCCTCGAGCACACCAACTCGAAATCCGGTTGTTTCAACCCCACCGAAAACACAGTTGACGATCCACCGATTGTTCTGGTTGGGAGTTTCAGTGCGAACCCAGCACTCCACGGTGAGCTGCGAGCAATTTGTCAGCGGCCTGTCCATGGGCACGATGACACATCCCCCGTGGCAATCGAGGGCCCAACCCTGCCGTCCTTTAACGCGGGCAACGTTGTGAAGCACTCCCCCGAGGCGATGCCCGGAATAATCGAAGGCCACCTCTTGCTCCGGAGGCTCGTCAAAAGTCCACCAGGCGACAAGGGCGGGATCGGTTCCCGGAAGGGTGACTCGGCGTCGAGCCTGCGCAATGAGTGCGCGCTCCCTTTCAAAGTACTGTCGGACAGGCGCGTCGTACGGACCGAGGCCGACGTCCTCTGGAAGCAAGTCAATATGCTGAAAAGACTCGGTGGAAAAGACGCGACGGACCGCATCCAGATATTCAAAGCCGAACTCACGGTGAGGCGCAATGTAATGCCCTTCCCCCCATTCATTCCAGTTGTCAAGAAGAATCAACCGGCTTCCCAATTGCTCCCTGGGAAAAGTTGCTGCCAGTGCCTTAGCACGCCGGAGGAGTTCCTCGAAATCCTTTGGTGGCAGCTTCCAAATAGACCCCTCGTCTTGCCATCCACTCCAGCCTTGTGACACGGTGATGACCTGGGGAATGATTCCCAGCTCCTGTGTGCGCGTGATGTACGACAACTGTGCCTCGATCGCTTGCCGCGGCGTGGGATTATTAGGAACTGGCCAGACGTATGCAAAAGTATAGTCCAGCCCAAGGTCTTTCATGAGTTGAAGATGGCGGGCGTCGGTACCTCGATATTCGCCGAGAAGGTACAGTCCCGCGAAACCTGCCTGCCGGCATAATTGGCGTGCTTTTTCGAAGGCACTCGCAACTTTATCCACACCGCCCAGGTCGTCCACCAGAAACTCGGGACGATAAATAAAAAGAAGAGGCTTGCCATCAATTACCAGATAGTTGGGCCGTTGGAAGTAGTTTTTGATCCAAAAAGGCAGGAGGTTGTCCAAAAAGTCACGCTCATCGGCGACACCGGCCTGACCACGGGCCTGATTTTCCCACATGATGGCAAAACGCAACCTGTCCTGAAATCGGGAATGAAAAAAGGCCTCGTGAAGAGCACTGGAGTACCGCATCTCAACTGGACCGCCCTGTCGCGCCCGGTACCAGCAATAAACGAAAAATGAAATCCCGTGCTCAACGGCCCATTTTGTCTCCCAATCGGCTACTTCAGGGTTTTCCTGACCGTAGAACCCTAGTGCCGGCGTCCTTTCGGGATGCTTGAGCAGGTTGCGCCAGATTTCAGGCCTGTCTGTCTCCCAAAGCGGGCAATTGTGGGCGCCGACAAGAATATCGGTGGCCACCGGCTGAGGTGGTGGAATCTCCCGGTTTTTAGGGATCGAAAGAGCCGGGAGAAACAGCACGGAAAGAGACCGGCGCACCGCGGCCTGCTGGTATTTGGCAAGGACCGCCAAATCGTGGCGTCCTGCTTCCGATGTCACCACCGTCCATGACGTATTGATTTCGTCAACCCCGTTTTCGAAGCGAAATGACTGTTGCACATTTCCTTGGACAAGACGCACCTCGGGCGGAAGAATTAGTTCCAGTGTGCCCTCGAGGTCCTGGCCTCCACGATTACGAAGGGTGACGGAGAGGGTGCAAGGCCATCCTGCACGATAAATTGGCCGGACGGGCTGGAAGTCGGCGATTTCCAATTCTCCCGGCCGGACTTGCCCACTGAGAAGCACCGTCAGAAGCATAAATGCGCAGAAAAACCCCGTTTTGAGCAATCGGCCTGAAAATCGCGCCGTCATGGTGACTCCTTCTATGAACAGTGTCTGGTGGCAGGGCGTGGATGGAGCAATTTCGCCGTTTGATCGACGATATTCGGTTTATCGAGAGACGCAAAAATAGGCCGACCTCCGCGTGTTGGATCGCTCATATGCGATCGCGGCCTGCGGTGTGGGTAGAGCCAACAAGCTGATCCGTCTTCGAGCGAAGAACTCATAGATTTTACTGATGTCCGTATTTTTCACATCGAAGCCTAACCCAAGGATGACGGTCTCAACACCGCCCCGTGTTAGCATCTCTAGAAGCTCTTCGGAGAGCCATGCGTCACTCTCATTCACGAGTTTCGAACTTGCCTTTTTAACACGTCCATGGCTCAGAATGACAACATCTTCCTCGTACTGTTTACCAGCAATTGTGATACTACCAGGGTGGCACTCTTCCACGCAGGGATACTTGATGTTGCGCAGAGATTTAAAGACGTTGATCCCCACTTTTCTGGCGGCGATCGCCACTGCTCCTAGAACAACCGCATCGTCCCCGAGAGCCGACAGGCAGAGGCCACCACGCTCCCGGGCGCCGGGGAGTTGATCGGAGTTCACGACGGCCTGAATTGTCGGCCACAGAGTGTCCCCACATGCCTCCATGACCCCGCCTCCCAGCACGATCCACTCCGGATCCAAGAGGTGCCGTACGGTGAGGCATGCATAACCGATGATCTCCGCGGCCCGCCGCATAATCCGCTCGACAAGGGGATCACCCTTTTCCAGAGCTTGCTTGAGGGCTTTACTCCGAATAACGCTGAGATCTCCGTCGAGGATTTCGGTCAGTAATGTGGACTCGCCTTTCGCCACCGCATCTCGAATGTCGCGTTCAATGGCCGCCCGACCAGCGAGGGCTTCAAAACATCCGCGATTCCCACATCCGCACAGCGGGCCCCCAATCTCCATGACGATATGACCGATTTCACCCGCCACTTCCCGGGCACCTCGCCAGATCTTCTTTTTCTGTGCAAATCCCGCCCCGATTCCCGTGCCGACAAAGATCCCCATGGCGCTTTTGGCCCCGCGGGCAGAGCCCAGCCAAACTTCACCCAGCGTACCGAGATTGCAGTCATTCCCCAGGATAACTCGGCAGCCAAAACGGGATTCCAAGCGAGGGACGAGATGGACGCCGGAAAGGCAACTGTTGGGAGTACGTACAATCGTCCCCTTTTTGGGATCCACCACTCCCGGTATGGCGACACCAATGGCCGTCACGTCGCGGTGGCTCAGATCCTCTTCTTTGAGCACCGCTTCGATGACGCCTTCGATTGCCTCAACAATCTCTGCGGGGTTGTCCGTCCGCGGTGTGGGAAGCCGCTCCCGGGCGCGAATGACCCCGCGCCGATCGGCCAGCACGCCAAGAATTTTAGTGCCTCCCACATCGACAGCAACGAAATTCGGTTCGTTGGATTGTTGTTTGCCAGCCATAGGTGATCCCTCTGTGCTCACCGTACTAATGCTCCTGCTCTAATATTGTGGGGTGGAAAAGCCGCTCCTGCAAAGGAACGGCCGGTTTTCCCAGAACGGCCGCTCGCATCCACTCCGCCCACCACTGAGTAGCTCTGGCAGCATGGGACATTGGTGGGTTAACGTTCAAGGATTCTGTCGCCACACGCACAGAGTGCAGCAATTCCTCATCGTTTCTCACCAGCGTGCATGGTGCCCGCAATTCAACAGTCAGAGGAGGCAGCTTTCCCAACGATCGGGCGAAAAAATCTTTCACGTTCGCCGGTCGTGATTGTCTCAATTCGCAACCGATAAAAAAAACGCTTTGTTGGCTCACATCAGTCTGCCAAAGATTATCGACCACCAGCCGCGGACCATCGACCATCAATCGGCCCTGGACGAGAAGCCAGGGATAGAGAGTGACTGCGTCAGCGATGTGGTCATTGGTGGCAATTCGCAGAGCGGAAGCAATGTCCCAGGAACGCGTGAAAACGCATTCGTCGTTGTGATTCGTCGGGACAACAGGTGGTACAGCGGCGAGAAGGACTGCTCCGTGGGGCACTTCGGCGCGCTGTGTTTCCCTCCTGATTGTGTTCAAAATGATTTCCTGGGCCTGCCATGACTGAACGTAATTGTTGCGCTGCAACAAAAAGGAGGTGGCATTGACGAGTAAGGCCACACACAGACCAACTTGCAGCCAGCGCGTTCTTTTAAAAGATTGTTGATGAGCCGGGCCAGTCCAATAGGTGCTCGCCGCGAGAGCAACGGCTACCCACAGGGAGGAAAGTTTTCGGTTGTCGTTGCCATAAACCGCAGCATAACTGCCAGAGAGCACAAATAGCAGAACGCTCATTGCCGCGGAGATCCAGCACACCCTCCTGAGCACGCCGACTCGACAAGATTGGGTAGCGAAGTGGTTGCGGTGAGAACGGTCCTCGCCATTTGATCGTGTTTCGAGATGAACACTGCCATCTGGCTTGTCGCCCGATTGACGCGCTGTGTTTTGCGCGTTTAGAGGTTCCCCAGCACCCGTGGTTCGCGAGTGAGCTAGGACAAGGGAAATCGTCACGAGCAGAGCACCCGCCAAAGCTGATGCATCCCACGCTTCATGGATTCGGAAAAGACCATCGGCCCAGAGAATAGGCGTCTGAACGGACACTGCAAATACCCAATAAAGAAACGTCCGGAGCATCATTCCAAGGCCGCCCGGCGTCAGCCGAGACATGTCCGGAAAAAAACTTGGCATGATCAATTTCTGCACGACCAGCCCCAGTAAAACGGCAACAGCGAGGGGAACTGTCGTCCTGGCAACGCTTTTCCATGTGTGCCGATCAAATCCCAGGTAGGTGGGTGACGCTGAGCCCAGAGTGGCTAGCTTTCCAGATTGATCCGCCTTAAAGCAGGCAGCATGGTAGAGCGGCATCAAACACTGCAAAACGAGCAGGGGTAGAAAAATCTCGTAGATCAGCATCCCGATGAAAATAAGAAGACCGGACAACAACAGCCAGCCGCCCTGCCGGCTCATCGCCCTTTCGTGACATACGAGTGACCCTGCCCATAAAACGTACGCCGTCGCCGCGAGATGTTGCATTCCTGGCGAAAACACAAGTGTGGAAGCAATACTTGGCAAATATACGGCCGACAGGAAAAAAGCCGCGGCCTTTTCGCCGCACAA
This is a stretch of genomic DNA from Thermogutta terrifontis. It encodes these proteins:
- a CDS encoding LamG-like jellyroll fold domain-containing protein, with the translated sequence MTARFSGRLLKTGFFCAFMLLTVLLSGQVRPGELEIADFQPVRPIYRAGWPCTLSVTLRNRGGQDLEGTLELILPPEVRLVQGNVQQSFRFENGVDEINTSWTVVTSEAGRHDLAVLAKYQQAAVRRSLSVLFLPALSIPKNREIPPPQPVATDILVGAHNCPLWETDRPEIWRNLLKHPERTPALGFYGQENPEVADWETKWAVEHGISFFVYCWYRARQGGPVEMRYSSALHEAFFHSRFQDRLRFAIMWENQARGQAGVADERDFLDNLLPFWIKNYFQRPNYLVIDGKPLLFIYRPEFLVDDLGGVDKVASAFEKARQLCRQAGFAGLYLLGEYRGTDARHLQLMKDLGLDYTFAYVWPVPNNPTPRQAIEAQLSYITRTQELGIIPQVITVSQGWSGWQDEGSIWKLPPKDFEELLRRAKALAATFPREQLGSRLILLDNWNEWGEGHYIAPHREFGFEYLDAVRRVFSTESFQHIDLLPEDVGLGPYDAPVRQYFERERALIAQARRRVTLPGTDPALVAWWTFDEPPEQEVAFDYSGHRLGGVLHNVARVKGRQGWALDCHGGCVIVPMDRPLTNCSQLTVECWVRTETPNQNNRWIVNCVFGGVETTGFRVGVLEGKPCFQIPVTPWSHHLVGQSPLPVGPWVHLAATFDGSTMRLYMQGREIGELERRAPITFNSRYLVLGNYEKGHSAHFTGAIDEVRIYSRCLSPEEIAAHARPNQP
- a CDS encoding ROK family protein — translated: MAGKQQSNEPNFVAVDVGGTKILGVLADRRGVIRARERLPTPRTDNPAEIVEAIEGVIEAVLKEEDLSHRDVTAIGVAIPGVVDPKKGTIVRTPNSCLSGVHLVPRLESRFGCRVILGNDCNLGTLGEVWLGSARGAKSAMGIFVGTGIGAGFAQKKKIWRGAREVAGEIGHIVMEIGGPLCGCGNRGCFEALAGRAAIERDIRDAVAKGESTLLTEILDGDLSVIRSKALKQALEKGDPLVERIMRRAAEIIGYACLTVRHLLDPEWIVLGGGVMEACGDTLWPTIQAVVNSDQLPGARERGGLCLSALGDDAVVLGAVAIAARKVGINVFKSLRNIKYPCVEECHPGSITIAGKQYEEDVVILSHGRVKKASSKLVNESDAWLSEELLEMLTRGGVETVILGLGFDVKNTDISKIYEFFARRRISLLALPTPQAAIAYERSNTRRSAYFCVSR